From the Kitasatospora atroaurantiaca genome, the window TCCGGGGTCTGCAGGGCGTCGGCGGGGCGGCGATGTTCGCCACCACGATGGCCCTGCTCAGTGGCGCGTACCAGGGACGGGACCGCGGCATCGCGTTCGGCGTCTGGGGCGCGGTGAACGGGGCAGCGGCGGCGGCCGGCCCGATCCTCGGCGGCCTGCTCACCGAACACCTCGACTGGCGCTGGATCTTCTACGTCAACCTGCCGGTCAGCGTACTGGCGGTGGTCGTCACCCTCCGCGTGGTGAAGGAGTCGCGCAACCCCGAGGCCCGTGGCGTCGACCTGCCCGGGCTGGTCACCTTCACCCTCTCCGCCGGAGCGCTCACCTACGCGCTGATCCGGGTCGGCGACAACGGCTGGACCTCGACCACCACGCTCGGACTCCTCGCGCTGAGCGCCGTCTCGCTGCTGGCCTTCCTGCTGGTCCAGCGGAGCAGCAGCCGGCCGATGCTCGACCTCGCGCTGTTCCGCAGCCCGGCCTTCGTCGGCATCATGATCGGTGGTCTGCTGCTCTCGGTGGCCGCCTTCTCCTACCTGGTGTACACCTCGCTCTGGCTGCAGTCCGTGCTCGGCCTCGGGCCGGTGGCGGCGGGTCTGGCCCTGCTGCCGATGAGCATCGTGGCCTTCCTGGTGGCCGGTCTGGCCGGGCGGTTGCTGCACGGCGCGCCGCCCCGCTTCACCATCGGGGGCGGGCTGCTGCTGATCGGCGCGGGCGCACTCCTGCAGGCGACGCTGGACGCCGGCTCGACCTGGACGGCGCTGGTCCTCGGCCTCGCCGTGACCGGGGCCGGGGTGGGACTGGCGACCCCGGCGATGGCCTCCTCCGCGATGGCGGCCGTCCCGCAGGCCCGGGCCGGGATGGCGGGCGGGGCGCTCAACACCGCGCGGCAGCTCGGCAACGCGCTCGGCATCGCGCTGCTCGGCGCCGTGTTCCAGGCCGGGCTGCTCGACTCACTCCGCACCGCCCGTACGCTGCCGGACCCGCTGCGTACGGCCGACGCACTGACGGGTGGTCAGGCGGGCGCGGTCATCGCACAGGCCGCGCCCGAGCAGCGGCCCGCTGTCGGGCACCTGGTGCACGTGGCCTTCGCGTCCGGCCTGCAGGACACCTTCCTGGTGTCGGGTGCACTGGGCCTGGCGGGTGGGGCCGCGGTGCTGCTGCTGGTACGCCGGCCGGTGGCGCCCGCCCGGCCGCCTGTCACGGCCCCGGTCGGCAGCGCCGTCGCCGGGTGACCCGTCAGGGTGCGGCCGCGGTCGTTCGTACGCGCGAGGCGTCCGGTAGTCTCCCGGTCGGCGCGGCGGGGGCCGCGCCGCACGGGGGAGGCGAGGGCAGGTATGGGTTCGGGACGGCCGGAGGGGCCCGCCGAGCGGGTGGGGGCGATATCCGTCGAGGTACGGGCGGACCCTCTCTCCGAGGCGGAGGAAGACGTCGTCGAGGGAACGGGCGGGCCGACTCGGCGTCAGCTGCTGGTCGGCGGGGCCGCGCTGCTGGCGGGCGGGGCGGCCTGGTGGTTCAACCGGGCACCGGCCGCCGAGACGCCGCCGCCGGCGGTGTCGGGCCCCCGGCCGCTGTGGACGCACCGGGACAACGAGGCGCTGGCGGCCGAGCGGCTGGGCGAGCCGCCGGTGCTGCCGCTCTTCCTCACCCGCTCGGAGCTGCTGAGCCTGGACCCGGCCACCGGTGGGGTGCGCCGACGGATCCGGCTCCCCGGCGACGAGGGCTCGGCAGGTGCCGAACGTCCCGGCAGCCGGGTGGTGATGGGTGCCGACCGGGTCTACGACACCACCATCGGACACCTCACGGGCTACCACCTCACCGACCCCGACACCGACTGGGAGCTGACGGCTCCGCAGAGCCTCGGCGGCGAGGCGGCCTCGTGGAGCCTCGACTGCTGCGACCAGGCCGTGCTCTACGGCCGGGTCCGCCGAAGGGGAATGGGTACCGGCGACCTGTTCGCCCTCTCCACGCAGACGCGCGAACTGCTCTGGTCCCGGCCGGACGACGAGGCAGGCGGCTACCTGTCGGACGTCCAGGTGGCACCCGGGGGCCGGCTCGTGGCCCGCAGCACCCGGGACGAGCTGGTGGCGCTCAACGTGGCGGACGGCTCGCGGCTCTGGGTCGTCCCCGCCGACCAGGCACTCAGCTGGCGTGCCACGGACGGTGACAACGTCTACGTCGCCCAGCGCGCCAGTGGGCTGCGGGCCGTCCGGCTCTCGGACGGCAGCAGCAGGTGGTCCCTGATGCCGGATCAGGGCGAGAGCTGGCGCTGCCTGAAGCCGCTGCCCGCCGACGGTGCCGTGTACGTCCCCAGGGACAGCGGCCTGCTGACCAGGAACTCCGCCGTCGACGGCCGCGAGGTGTGGTCCTGCCGGCTGCCGTTCCGGCTCGACTCGCGGAGCAGGCCGCTCCTGGTGGGGAAGACCCTGTTCGTGCCCGGGCCGGCGGACGGCGGGGTCTGCGCGGTGGACACCGAGAACGGCACGATCCGCTGGACCTTCCGCGATTCCGGCCCGGGCATCCAGGTCTGGACCCTCAGCACCGACGGCCGGCGGCTGTTCGCCGGGCACGACACGGTGCTCTACGCCCTCCCGGTTCGGTAGTGCCGCATCGGGCAACGCCTGCCCCGGCACACCCGACCCCGGACTGCTCTGGGACCGGACCGGGCCGGACCGGGCCGGACCGTCAGGCCGGCAGCTCGACGCCCGCGCGGAACAGCCAGGAGAGCTCGGCAGCACCCAAGACCGTCGTCGTGCACAGCACAACCATGGCCCCGAAGCGAGCACCCAAATGCTCTCGAAACCCGCCGACATCTCTCTCCCGTGGCGCGGGGTGCTCTCTATCGGATGTGGTGGGTGATGACGTCCATCGCGCGCCGGGGAGTCTTTCCGAGCAGTTGGCGCAGCTCGCTGCCGGTGCGGCTCATGAAGCCGGCGGCGATGGCGGAGTAGGTGCCGAGCAGCATCGGCACCTGGAAGGGCTCGGCGCCGGATGCGTCAAGGCGCTTGCGGGCCTGGGCGAGGGTCTCGGGTTCGTAGCTGGTGGCCGGGCCATGGGCCCGGGCCAGGTCGGCGCCGCTGATGGCCTCCTCGCCGACGAGCTCGTAGATCCGTCCCGCGTGGGCGGCCGCGTGGAGGGCGACCGTGGCGGCGGCGTCCGCGAGGTCTGCGCGGGCCACGGCCGCCAGGCGCCCGTCGCCGAGCGGGGCGGTCAGCCTGCCGTCCGGGCCCGGTGCCGCGAGCCCTCCCAGGAGTTCCGCGTAAAGGCCGTTGCGCAGGATCGTCCAGTTCGCTGAACCGGCGCGCAGCCGGCGTTCGGTCCAGCGGTGCGGCAGGGCGTAGGGGAGGTGATCCCCGTCCGCGGTCAGGCTGGTATAGACGATGTGGCCCACACCCGTCTTCTCGGCCGCGTCGATGGCGGCGCCGTGGCGGGCGATGACGGTGTCGTCCTCGCCGTAGCCGGCGGAGACCAGCAGCAGCACGTCCGCGTCGGCGAAGCCATCGGTGAGGGTACGCGGGTCGTCGAAGTCGATGCGGCGCACGGGCAGCGCCACGCGCACACGCTCGGGCTCGCGCGTGCCGAGCACCACGTCGTCGCGGTCGGCGAGCAACTCGGCGATGAGGGTGCCCAGGGCGCCGGTGGCGCCGGTGACGAGGATCAACGGTCTCTCCTGTGCGGGTAGGTTCTCTTCGGTAACCAGCACCATCCTGCGGGTCAGAGTCGCGGGGCGTAAGGAGGCACTTCAATGTCAGCAGGGCACACGGAGGTAACCAGCGGGCCCGTCGTCAGCTGCAGTGGTGAACACGAAGACTGCGGCATCCGCGACGTCCTCGACCGGATCGGGGACAAGTGGTCCGTCCTGGTCGTCGTCGAGCTGGCACAAGGCGTGCGCCGCTTCCGCCAGCTGCAGCGCGCTGTCCCGGGCATCTCCCAGCGAATGCTGACGCTCACCGTACGCCGGCTGGAACGCGACGGCCTGCTCACCCGAACCGTCCACCCGACCGTTCCACCCCAGGTCGAGTACGCCCTGACACCGATGGGCCACAGCCTGACCCACCTGGTCAAATCCCTCGCTGACTGGTCGCTGGAGCACCGCGACCCCATCGCCCGGGCCCGACAGGAATGGGACGACGCGAACCCCGGCTCGGGAATCCACTGACGAGGCCACCCCGGGAGGAAGAGGGATCGAGCACGTTCATCTGTCCCCGGCCGAACACTTCAGGTGTACGCCGACAACACCTCACGTATCAGGCGAAGTTGTCTGCCTGTCGGCATCAGTGTCGGCATCAGCTCGGGCCGTCGGAGCGGCGGTCGCCGCCCAGGACGCTGGAAAGCCTCAACCGTGCCGGGGAGGGAGATCGTCCGCAGTGTCGATCGGGTTGATCGCGAGGACGATGTACGCCTCGGAGGCGGGTGTCCCGTCTTCCTGGTGGCCGGCGGGTTCGATGTCCCACTTGACCATGCTCGCGATGATTCTGTGCTCACCAGGCACCAGCGGGACTTGGAGGGTTTCCTCCCAGGGCTCCGGGTTGACCGCGTTGACCCCACTGAGGAACGTGCGCTCCGCGGCGACGAACCGGAAGGGGGCCGACCCCGACACCAGATGCTTCCTCCGCTCGCGATCGGTCAGGCCTGCGGGCCGGCCCGGGACGCCCGCGTCCCCGAGGGCATCGCGC encodes:
- a CDS encoding MFS transporter; this encodes MRKWLPLIAVCLGAFMLLVDVTIVTVALPDMATSLHTTFADLQWVMDVYALALAALLLGAGSLADQIGRRKVYLAGLVLFAAASLACGLATGPAALIAFRGLQGVGGAAMFATTMALLSGAYQGRDRGIAFGVWGAVNGAAAAAGPILGGLLTEHLDWRWIFYVNLPVSVLAVVVTLRVVKESRNPEARGVDLPGLVTFTLSAGALTYALIRVGDNGWTSTTTLGLLALSAVSLLAFLLVQRSSSRPMLDLALFRSPAFVGIMIGGLLLSVAAFSYLVYTSLWLQSVLGLGPVAAGLALLPMSIVAFLVAGLAGRLLHGAPPRFTIGGGLLLIGAGALLQATLDAGSTWTALVLGLAVTGAGVGLATPAMASSAMAAVPQARAGMAGGALNTARQLGNALGIALLGAVFQAGLLDSLRTARTLPDPLRTADALTGGQAGAVIAQAAPEQRPAVGHLVHVAFASGLQDTFLVSGALGLAGGAAVLLLVRRPVAPARPPVTAPVGSAVAG
- a CDS encoding PQQ-binding-like beta-propeller repeat protein, with product MGSGRPEGPAERVGAISVEVRADPLSEAEEDVVEGTGGPTRRQLLVGGAALLAGGAAWWFNRAPAAETPPPAVSGPRPLWTHRDNEALAAERLGEPPVLPLFLTRSELLSLDPATGGVRRRIRLPGDEGSAGAERPGSRVVMGADRVYDTTIGHLTGYHLTDPDTDWELTAPQSLGGEAASWSLDCCDQAVLYGRVRRRGMGTGDLFALSTQTRELLWSRPDDEAGGYLSDVQVAPGGRLVARSTRDELVALNVADGSRLWVVPADQALSWRATDGDNVYVAQRASGLRAVRLSDGSSRWSLMPDQGESWRCLKPLPADGAVYVPRDSGLLTRNSAVDGREVWSCRLPFRLDSRSRPLLVGKTLFVPGPADGGVCAVDTENGTIRWTFRDSGPGIQVWTLSTDGRRLFAGHDTVLYALPVR
- a CDS encoding NAD(P)H-binding protein, which codes for MILVTGATGALGTLIAELLADRDDVVLGTREPERVRVALPVRRIDFDDPRTLTDGFADADVLLLVSAGYGEDDTVIARHGAAIDAAEKTGVGHIVYTSLTADGDHLPYALPHRWTERRLRAGSANWTILRNGLYAELLGGLAAPGPDGRLTAPLGDGRLAAVARADLADAAATVALHAAAHAGRIYELVGEEAISGADLARAHGPATSYEPETLAQARKRLDASGAEPFQVPMLLGTYSAIAAGFMSRTGSELRQLLGKTPRRAMDVITHHIR
- a CDS encoding winged helix-turn-helix transcriptional regulator, yielding MSAGHTEVTSGPVVSCSGEHEDCGIRDVLDRIGDKWSVLVVVELAQGVRRFRQLQRAVPGISQRMLTLTVRRLERDGLLTRTVHPTVPPQVEYALTPMGHSLTHLVKSLADWSLEHRDPIARARQEWDDANPGSGIH